The genomic region CACTGACAGCCATTCTTCAGTAAGCAATGCTACTTCCCCCTCTGACGATAGATTGAGAGGCCAAGATGAGGATGGTAAAGACACACAGTAGTGAACACGGATTGGCTGGTGAATCTAACGAGTTCATCGTCGTCGGCTGGTTCCAGCGTATCCGCTGTGCTACCCTCGACGTGCTCGTGCAAAACCGCCATGCAGGCGGCCTATTCTTTCCACAGGAGGATACCATAATACCATGCGGCAAGATTGATCAAGATACAAACTGTATGCTTCTCTTGTCAGAACCGGAGATGTAGAGTACGCGTAGCTTGTACTGTCGAGTAGAGGACTGTTGATCATCCCCCCTCTGATGTATTTTCGGCTGGGAAATTGGGACGAATGTGTCCTGTCTAAGGTTTGCTGTAATCTATATATGGACATCTTCCTTGCCTGAACGGGAAACTGGGACTATGTATCAGGGATTCAGGCGCCACATCTCTTTGTAGGGCTTCTTTGGATCACAGGATTTGCAAAACAAAGGAATAGGAAAAATGGAGGATTTGATTGCCATGACATAGCCAATCCTGTGGATTTTTTCCAGAGGTCAGACCTCATGTGTAAATTCTTTTGGATTCAGCACCTTGAAGACCCAATCCTGAGGAATTTTAATGGCCCAATCCTTTGATCCAAATGCGTTTCATAGGAAACAATCCTGAGGATTGATATCCCATGAAAATCCTTTGAAAATCCTCCAATCCAAAGAAGGCCGTAGCTAGCAGCTAGCGGCTGCATTCACTTGAATTTGAAATAATTTGTGATACTCCCTTGgaaactttgtactaaatcagtgaTGATTAATCATATGCTACTATACTTGTACAATCGAAACTTAGTTAATTTGCTCCACTGGAGAAGAAGGCAAGCAAAAACAAAGCTGTGCTGAACTTACAATGAGATTAGCATGGGAAAATTCCTTGGGGAACTATATGTTGCACGCACCACGGTCTTTAATTTACTCGTATGCTTTCGCGGTTTCATAGTGTCGTGCATGCCATGCTAGCGTACGTACGTGGTTAGATACATatatacggagagagagagagagagagagagagagagaggatgaatGGAAGAGCGATGAGTGTGGGTGAAGGCCTGGATCCGCCTTTGCCGGCGACCCCGCGTGCATGGAGCTGGCCGCACCGGAGTACGTAGTTGATCTCCCTGGATGGAGGTTCATTAGAAGGCGAGGACGCCGGCGGCCGCTGCGGCCACGGCGACGGCGCCGCCGAGGCGGGccgcgagggaggaggcggcgctgggcgCCGGCGCGTCGCCCCCGGCGGCGCCGGGCGTGGACCCCTCGGGCTTGGGCTCGGTCATGGTGGTGCCGATGGGGGAACCGACGGGCGCGGCGTCCTCGTCGTCCATGGCGTCGTCCCCCGGCTTGTCGCCCTCGAAGGACCCCACGGGGGTCTTGGCCACCGGGGTCAGGATGGTCGGCTTGGCGTCGTCCGCCGTGGCCACCGCCGCGAGCAGCGCGACGGCGGCGAGCAGGAGGAGGAAGAGCAGCGGCGTCCGGTGCCCGGCGGCGGCCATGTTGCGGGTACACACGCACGTCGAGGTTCTCCGGCGATGAAAATCTGCGAGCGCGGgaggcgtgcgtgcgtgcgtgtgtcgGGGAGGACGGCgaggcgcgcgcgcgcgcgcgtatATATGCGTGCGACGGCAAGAGCGGAGCGGTGGAGAATTCGGGCGGACGAGGTTTGAAACGGACGAGCGGTGGCGGCTGGACGCGAGGCACCACTGGCTGCGCGGGCCCCACGCTCCTCGCCGTCCCTGTTtagtttttcatatttttttttcttgtttccGCGTGAATATATCTTGGAAATTATAGCACCCATTCCACGTCCTTTAACATACGG from Triticum aestivum cultivar Chinese Spring chromosome 4A, IWGSC CS RefSeq v2.1, whole genome shotgun sequence harbors:
- the LOC123087655 gene encoding uncharacterized protein: MAAAGHRTPLLFLLLLAAVALLAAVATADDAKPTILTPVAKTPVGSFEGDKPGDDAMDDEDAAPVGSPIGTTMTEPKPEGSTPGAAGGDAPAPSAASSLAARLGGAVAVAAAAAGVLAF